From a single Rutidosis leptorrhynchoides isolate AG116_Rl617_1_P2 chromosome 5, CSIRO_AGI_Rlap_v1, whole genome shotgun sequence genomic region:
- the LOC139849618 gene encoding uncharacterized mitochondrial protein AtMg00810-like — protein sequence MTDLGPLNYFLGISVTSTSSGMFLSQRTYAADIRERADMTGCQPSRTPVDTGSKLSATGPPVANPTLYRSLAGALQYLTFMRPDISYAVQQICLFMHDPREQHYSALKRILRYIQGTLDHGLQLYVSSTTSLTAYSDADWAGCPSTR from the coding sequence ATGACTGATCTTGGTCCGCTGAACTATTTTTTGGGCATCTCCGTCACAAGCACCTCTTCAGGGATGTTCTTATCTCAGCGGACATATGCAGCTGACATTCGTGAGCGTGCTGACATGACCGGCTGTCAGCCGAGTCGGACGCCAGTTGACACTGGGTCCAAACTCTCAGCCACAGGTCCTCCTGTTGCGAACCCGACTCTCTACCGTAGCCTTGCTGGTGCCCTTCAGTACCTCACTTTCATGAGACCCGATATCTCTTACGCTGTTCAGCAGATATGTCTTTTTATGCATGACCCTCGAGAGCAGCATTATTCCGCACTCAAGCGAATTCTTCGGTACATTCAGGGCACTCTAGACCATGGTCTCCAGCTATACGTATCATCTACCACTTCCCTGACAGCATACTCTGATGCAGACTGGGCAGGATGTCCTAGCACTCGTTGA